Proteins from a genomic interval of Danio rerio strain Tuebingen ecotype United States chromosome 4, GRCz12tu, whole genome shotgun sequence:
- the ankrd16 gene encoding ankyrin repeat domain-containing protein 16 — MEEENTVKLLIKAVQHGELCTVKQHLNDLADNKQTVIYTHFGKSGDTVLHYAARHGHVDILRYLVEELNMDIEVYNSDYKRALHEASSMGHYECVRFLICRGAKVDSLKKADWTPLMMACTRRNLEVIQELLDYGADPTLQNKDGWSSFHIACREGDPAIINHLLLAKPDIWKTKSKTGRTPLHTAAMHGCEDAVKILLQRCCYEPDEKDSCGVTPFMDAIRNGHIAVAKLLLEDHQASPSAVDILGAQPLHQASVTAQEEALSFLVHHLGMDINSRATKLELTALHYAAKEGHTSTIKTLLALGADLHARDAKGRSALHMACIGQHVDTVRMLLQMGLTDTEDNTGNTARQYAIKPHIKDVFENLGI; from the exons ATGGAGGAAGAAAACACAGTCAAGCTCTTAATCAAGGCAGTTCAGCACGGAGAGCTGTGCACAGTCAAACAACATCTTAATGATCTCGCCGACAACAAACAGACAGTCATTTACACTCATTTCGGGAAATCTGGAGATACCGTACTCCACTATGCGGCCAGACACGGACATGTAGACATTTTACGTTATTTGGTTGAAGAGCTCAACATGGATATTGAAGTGTACAACAGCGACTATAAGCGAGCTCTGCACGAGGCTTCCTCAATGGGTCATTATGAGTGTGTGCGGTTTCTCATATGCAGAGGAGCGAAAGTAGACAGTCTGAAGAAAGCAGATTG GACCCCTCTTATGATGGCCTGTACCCGACGAAACCTCGAGGTCATCCAGGAGCTGCTGGATTACGGTGCCGATCCAACGCTGCAGAACAAAGATGGATGGAGCTCATTCCACATCGCCTGCAGAGAAGGAGATCCAGCCATCATAAACCACCTCCTCCTGGCCAAACCTGACATCTGGAAGACAAAGAGCAAGACTGGCAGGACGCCCCTCCACACTGCTG CTATGCATGGCTGTGAGGATGCAGTGAAGATCCTGCTTCAAAG GTGTTGTTATGAGCCTGATGAAAAGGACAGTTGTGGAGTCACACCATTTATGGATGCCATAAGAAATGGACACATAGCTGTTGCTAAACTGCTTCTGGAGGATCACCAG GCATCTCCCTCAGCAGTAGATATTCTCGGCGCACAGCCCTTACACCAGGCCTCTGTCACTGCTCAAGAAGAAGCGCTTTCCTTTCTCGTTCATCATCTTGGCATGGATATAAACTCAAGAGCCACAAAACTGGAGCTGACTGCATTGCACTACGCTGCTAAG GAAGGTCACACGAGCACCATTAAAACACTGCTCGCCCTGGGCGCCGATCTACACGCAAGAGATGCAAAAGGCAGATCAG CTCTACATATGGCCTGCATTGGTCAGCACGTGGATACCGTTCGGATGCTACTGCAGATGGGACTCACGGATACTGAAGACAACACAGGGAACACAGCAAGACAGTATGCCATAAAGCCTCATATTAAAGACGTGTTTGAAAATCTTGGAATCTAA